Proteins co-encoded in one Aspergillus fumigatus Af293 chromosome 6, whole genome shotgun sequence genomic window:
- the atg2 gene encoding uncharacterized protein, with protein MAYFLPSFFQKRLLRYALSRLELVDTEALDLDSLGIRWGQRSTVELRDIGLRLEKLATLLQLPASSELLSAKVQFLKITVPADIYSSGIICEASGINVHLQLPSEESFSTAKDGNPNSRSPSKAGTHDSSSDHILPTPADLAESFLDAEPKEEKEELQAAITSRSQMLQRTSASISDDEEELGLGNEGVSLPSFVAAFLKGVAERLQVRVDNVSIRVDMEMKQEGVVKREPENKPDNVTGLLTVREVSVGAVSSATSSSEQEKLFRNRPIVISDINMALISEPIVFSNYSRFAPPASPTTPVQPKSSEPSSRIPSPLPGHTPDADSFLAMTRSTILETQQEHWIQDIEEPGVGRMEGSAYTYDGRFSDADTDAEDRSDGYLEGAQQFLDNDKLLDNPAYLDSVIDSQLHDDDLEPPEDLVPQDDQFPPSSATPRPPKPEVHMYRETSPSGIDTEQTAPFSHYGDGFFMDRSPHGSQPYLGPDHVATRNASHSASSPSGSLPSREISNRQTAPPSESGSIGSSDFANGGELSESKLFSTEEAQSMYMSAISHGSSRSFVPNVPGAWDLWESTVAQDMHAGTQLTDAADAKQDVQDETSISTPKLTAQAASAFTEKRSFGEQSECLSEAREPDLAPLSPTLSKLSDVAKRFLRIDRISISIPVGEDRRHTDETVHSSDLNLASDSPKDSTVHSGHSSAESEFLSSTMYASARLRSDSINLAPSFEGTLPRSLPRQGKKADHDPISKSQPGDIAVEISAVDIRFDNAVGWLVVKIGQRVLHAFRDGGNVSSGKPAPESVQTRHSLALTLHDFSIKYVDHIPGQTYALNDYDPHSSSFFGLPHEDIILRAEASGLTARYLADKSATKFSLDVSKFVFGFAWDDLISFSESLKMRESTRDVLAPVNGDISLSLTKSSDSASLTITTLPLRLHLNVQRLEEIFGRVGGLSTILELGSSISSASTGFSTAKNMQRDSPRRARGVHFESSPPPENILPANPQLSWKVNARVGGIVFDVVGETHYLRLKTTAVKVVSRFEGIGVQIDKAKLSGPLPLDDSRDAPAKINLSNIRVEFLYSPKEPDLDRLLAIITPSKDKYDEDDDIMLDTLFRQRRQGSVLRTTVADAKIIISRTSDLESLSQLEEELGKLSTVAKYLPEDDRPGILTLTLIRELECQVYLGGPVGNITTHLRNAEAAYISMPSLIAAQLGTIKVVRNGSEELVGEALPASGSQGQNQSQLPILMARYIADEMDPTIKIKSHNLRVEYTIPSIIAFLGLSEDQTTGDVAANMANSLANIAESQHLHRNASETSIGSKGRQASAKPRKLAFALRDCVLALNPRCTTAKGLVVLTNAKFSAAISDSGCSEAMLDLKKASIMVIDDVKNMGLAENLQRGRSTIPQSDQIQSFIDMGFVPVSSISSAMATVKLLQLDDDGTKSVDVELKDDLLILETCADSTQTLISIINGLQPPTPPSVAVKYRTEVLPIEDMLASFSGDAFAMDPPPGQAEITEAPTIVEPEDGGPRIEDELEYVSDFYPVKSGPDNLAPTGSAVPSESNELLDSFHSQYYVSSSVSDLEFKEDHFANHSAVGGTAHRWDSTQNTYGLTDDSKIRKSPLRIRVRDAHIIWNLFDGYDWQRTRDTISKAVKDVEKRATERRARAGSRASPGFEEEEESVIGDCLFNSIYIGIPANKDPRELRNDINRNIDDLVSETGSYATTTTVTGATARQAQSPSYRGRRLKLSRSKYHKMTFELKGICADFVVFPPGSEETQSSLDVRVNDLEIFDHVPTSTWKKFATYMHEAGERESGASMVHLEMLTVRPVPELAASELVLKATLLPLRLHVDQDALDFICRFFEFRDDTAPTPSSPADIPFLQRVEVNAVPVKLDFKPKRVDYAGLRSGRTTEFMNFFVLDGADMVMRHVIIYGVSGFDKLGQTLNDIWMPDIKRNQLPGVLAGLAPIRSLVNVGGGVKDLVVVPMREYRKDGRIVRSIQKGALAFAKTTSNELVKLGAKLAIGTQTVLQGAEEMLTAPTATTLGSEEDMIDEEEANKISPYADQPVGVVQGLRGAFRGLERDLLLARDAIVAVPGEIVESGSAKAAAKAVLKRAPTVILRPAIGVSKAVGQTLLGAGNTLDPSNRRKIEDKYKRH; from the exons ATGGCTTACTTCTTGCCCTCATTCTTCCAGAAACGGTTGCTCCGATATGCCTTGTCTCGGCTCGAGCTTGTCGACACCGAAGCACTAGATTTAGATAGCCTGGGCATCCGATGGGGTCAACGAAGCACCGTCGAACTTCGGGATATTGGCTTGAGGCTTGAG AAACTAGCTacgcttcttcagctcccCGCCTCAAGTGAACTGCTGAGTGCTAAGGTCCAGTTTCTCAAGATCACCGTCCCTGCGGATATCTACAGTAGCGGCATCATCTGCGAGGCTAGCGGAATCAATGTGCATCTCCAACTACCATCAGAAGAATCTTTCAGCACAGCAAAGGATGGAAATCCAAATAGTCGGAGCCCATCTAAAGCTGGTACCCATGACTCTAGTAGCGATCACATTCTTCCGACTCCAGCCGATCTTGCGGAGTCGTTCCTCGATGCCGAAccgaaagaggaaaaagaggaaCTACAAGCTGCTATCACATCTCGATCACAGATGTTACAGCGTACATCAGCGTCCATtagcgacgatgaggaggaactTGGTCTAGGAAACGAGGGTGTATCGCTACCCAGTTTCGTTGCTGCTTTTTTGAAGGGGGTCGCGGAGCGCCTGCAGGTCAGGGTCGATAATGTGTCAATACGAGTCGATATGGAAATGAAGCAGGAAGGCGTCGTCAAAAGAGAACCGGAGAATAAACCTGATAACGTGACGGGACTTCTTACGGTGCGAGAGGTCTCCGTCGGTGCTGTGAGCAGCGCAACATCCAGTTCTGAGCAAGAGAAGCTTTTCCGTAATCGGCCCATCGTCATTTCTGATATCAACATGGCTTTGATATCTGAACCGATAGTTTTCTCGAATTATTCCCGATTCGCTCCGCCCGCTTCGCCGACTACACCCGTGCAGCCAAAGTCAAGCGAGCCTTCGAGCAGGATCCCGTCACCCTTGCCCGGGCACACACCTGATGCGGACTCGTTCCTAGCTATGACGCGGTCGACAATCTTGGAGACACAGCAAGAACATTGGATTCAGGATATAGAAGAACCCGGTGTTGGTCGAATGGAGGGATCCGCCTACACATATGATGGGCGCTTCTCTGATGCCGATACCGATGCTGAGGATCGAAGTGATGGATACCTGGAAGGCGCGCAGCAGTTTTTGGACAATGATAAATTATTAGACAACCCTGCATATCTTGACTCCGTCATTGACTCCCAGTTGCATGACGATGATTTAGAACCACCAGAGGACCTCGTGCCTCAAGATGATCAGTTTCCTCCCAGCAGTGCAACCCCGCGCCCTCCGAAACCTGAGGTGCACATGTACCGCGAGACTTCACCGTCCGGAATTGACACGGAGCAAACAGCTCCCTTCTCACATTACGGTGATGGGTTCTTCATGGACAGATCCCCACACGGCAGTCAGCCTTACCTCGGACCTGATCACGTTGCAACCCGAAATGCGTCACATTCTGCCTCCTCTCCTTCAGGCTCTTTGCCCTCGCGAGAAATCTCAAACAGGCAAACAGCGCCTCCTTCTGAATCTGGCAGCATAGGCTCATCTGATTTTGCTAACGGCGGGGAACTATCTGAGTCCAAGTTGTTCTCAACTGAAGAGGCTCAGAGTATGTACATGAGTGCTATCAGTCATGGGTCGAGTAGAAGTTTCGTTCCCAATGTACCAGGCGCTTGGGATCTGTGGGAGTCAACAGTTGCACAAGATATGCACGCAGGAACGCAGCTCACAGACGCGGCAGATGCGAAACAGGATGTGCAAGATGAAACATCGATATCTACACCTAAGCTCACTGCTCAGGCAGCCTCGGCCTTTACAGAGAAACGATCATTCGGCGAACAAAGTGAGTGTCTGTCTGAGGCACGGGAACCTGATTTGGCACCGCTCTCGCCTACGCTGAGCAAACTTTCAGATGTTGCCAAGCGGTTTCTCCGTATCGATCGAATATCGATATCTATCCCTGTTGGTGAAGATAGACGTCATACAGATGAGACTGTCCATTCATCAGACCTAAATTTAGCAAGTGACAGCCCGAAAGACTCAACAGTGCATTCTGGTCATTCATCAGCCGAATCCGAatttctctcttccaccaTGTATGCTTCTGCACGGCTTCGCAGCGACTCGATCAATTTAGCCCCTTCATTCGAGGGCACCTTGCCCAGATCGCTGCCTCGTCAAGGAAAGAAGGCCGACCACGATCCCATCTCAAAATCTCAGCCAGGTGACATTGCTGTCGAAATATCAGCTGTAGATATACGATTTGATAATGCGGTTGGGTGGCTTGTTGTCAAGATCGGTCAAAGGGTTCTCCATGCCTTTCGTGACGGTGGGAATGTTTCCAGTGGAAAACCCGCACCAGAATCTGTGCAGACTCGACACAGTCTCGCTCTCACTCTCCATGACTTCAGCATCAAATACGTTGATCACATTCCCGGTCAAACATATGCTCTCAACGACTATGACCCCCATTCCTCGTCATTTTTTGGCTTGCCCCATGAAGATATCATTCTACGAGCGGAGGCATCCGGCCTAACGGCACGCTATTTGGCTGATAAAAGTGCTACAAAGTTCAGCCTAGATGTCTCAAAGTTCGTATTCGGCTTCGCCTGGGATGACTTGATCTCATTCAGTGAAAGCTTGAAGATGCGGGAGTCCACAAGAGATGTCCTAGCACCTGTGAATGGTGAtatctctctttctctgacCAAGTCTTCCGACTCTGCAAGCCTCACCATTACAACACTTCCTCTCCGGCTACATCTCAATGTTCAGCGCCTGGAAGAAATCTTCGGGCGGGTTGGCGGCCTCAGTACTATCCTGGAGCTCGGAAGttcaatctcctctgcctccaCCGGTTTCTCAACCGCTAAAAACATGCAGAGGGATTCCCCAAGGCGGGCTCGTGGCGTGCATTTTGAGAGCTCACCGCCGCCTGAGAATATTCTTCCAGCCAATCCCCAACTCTCCTGGAAAGTGAACGCTCGTGTAGGTGGAATCGTCTTTGATGTTGTCGGTGAGACACATTATCTCAGGTTGAAAACGACAGCCGTCAAGGTTGTCAGCCGGTTCGAGGGTATAGGTGTGCAGATTGACAAAGCCAAGTTGAGTGGCCCGTTACCTCTTGACGACTCAAGAGATGCGCCAGCAAAAATCAACCTAAGCAACATCCGTGTGGAATTTCTCTACTCCCCCAAGGAACCCGATCTGGACAGGCTGTTGGCAATAATAACGCCGTCAAAAGATAAGtatgacgaagatgatgacattATGTTGGATACGCTGTTTCGCCAACGTAGACAAGGTTCTGTTCTTCGTACTACAGTCGCGGATGCaaagatcatcatctcgcGCACGAGTGACCTCGAGTCCCTTTCTCAGCTTGAAGAGGAATTGGGCAAGTTATCTACCGTCGCAAAGTATCTACCTGAAGACGATCGCCCAGGCATCCTCACTCTTACTCTCATTCGAGAACTTGAGTGTCAAGTCTACCTGGGTGGCCCCGTCGGAAATATCACGACCCATCTTAGAAACGCTGAGGCTGCTTATATCAGCATGCCGTCACTCATCGCTGCGCAACTGGGGACAATCAAAGTCGTCCGCAACGGGAGCGAGGAGCTCGTGGGTGAAGCACTACCGGCAAGCGGGAGCCAGGGTCAAAACCAGAGCCAACTTCCCATACTGATGGCTCGCTACATCGCCGATGAGATGGATCCAACTATTAAGATCAAATCTCACAATTTACGCGTAGAATACACCATACCGTCCATCATCGCGTTCCTTGGGCTGAGTGAGGATCAGACGACAGGAGATGTCGCTGCTAATATGGCCAATTCTTTGGCCAATATTGCCGAGTCGCAGCACTTACACCGAAACGCTTCCGAAACTTCGATTGGTTCAAAAGGCAGGCAAGCGTCCGCAAAGCCAAGGAAGCTTGCATTTGCCCTACGGGACTGCGTTCTTGCGCTAAATCCTCGCTGTACAACGGCGAAGGGCTTGGTTGTGTTAACGAATGCTAAGTTCTCGGCTGCTATTTCCGACAGTGGGTGTTCAGAAGCAATGCTGGATCTCAAAAAGGCGTCCATCATGGtcattgatgatgtcaaaAACATGGGTTTGGCGGAAAATCTTCAGCGTGGTAGATCAACAATTCCGCAGAGCGACCAGATTCAGTCCTTCATCGATATGGGGTTTGTCCCGGTATCTTCCATATCGTCGGCAATGGCCACAGTCAAATTATTGCAGCTGGACGACGACGGGACGAAGTCGGTAGACGTGGAGCTCAAAGATGATTTATTGATACTCGAGACCTGTGCCGATTCAACGCAGAccctcatcagcatcataAATGGGTTGCAGCCCCCCACACCACCAAGTGTGGCCGTCAAATACCGGACTGAAGTTTTACCTATAGAGGATATGCtggcttctttttctggagACGCATTCGCTATGGATCCGCCACCTGGGCAGGCAGAGATTACGGAAGCTCCTACTATTGTTGAGCCCGAGGATGGAGGGCCACGTATAGAGGACGAGCTTGAGTATGTCAGCGACTTTTATCCTGTGAAGTCAGGTCCAGATAACCTGGCCCCCACTGGGAGCGCAGTGCCCTCGGAGTCGAATGAGCTTTTGGACAGCTTCCATTCGCAGTACTATGTATCCTCCAGCGTCTCAGATCTCGAATTTAAGGAAGACCATTTCGCCAACCATTCTGCTGTAGGAGGAACGGCTCATCGTTGGGATTCTACTCAAAACACATATGGGTTAACCGACGATTCAAAGATCCGTAAAAGTCCGCTGCGGATAAGAGTCCGGGATGCTCATATTATCTGGAATTTGTTTGATGGATACGACTGGCAGCGAACGAGAGATACTATCTCTAAAGCTGTGAAAGACgtggagaagagagccaCGGAGCGGCGCGCCCGAGCTGGCAGTCGGGCCTCACCAGGtttcgaggaagaagaggaatcgGTTATAGGTGACTGCCTGTTCAATTCCATATATATTGGAATTCCGGCCAACAAGGATCCTCGAGAGCTTCGCAACGATATCAATCGTAACATTGACGATCTTGTCAGCGAGACAGGCAGCTATGCGACAACTACAACTGTCACTGGGGCCACCGCGCGTCAAGCTCAGTCGCCTTCGTATagaggaaggagattgaaATTGTCTAGGAGTAAATACCACAAGATGACGTTTGAGCTGAAAGGCATTTGTGCGGATTTCGTTGTCTTCCCTCCTGGCTCTGAAGAGACGCAGAGTTCGCTCGATGTGCGTGTGAATGACCTGGAGATCTTCGACCACGTTCCTACGTCGACATGGAAGAAGTTCGCGACGTATATGCATGAGGCAGGCGAGAGGGAAAGTGGGGCCAGTATGGTTCATTTGGAAATGCTGACTGTGCGGCCTGTTCCAGAGCTGGCAGCGTCCGAGCTTGTTCTCAAG GCAACTCTTCTCCCTTTGAGACTGCACGTAGACCAGGATGCCCTTGACTTTATCTGCCGCTTCTTTGAGTTTAGGGACGATACTGCACCCACACCGAGTTCACCAGCCGACATTCCGTTCTTGCAACGAGTGGAAGTTAACGCTGTGCCTGTCAAACTTGACTTCAAGCCCAAGCGCGTAGACTACGCTGGGCTCCGATCAGGCCGGACAACCGAGTTCATGAACTTCTTTGTCCTTGATGGCGCGGATATGGTCATGCGTCACGTCATCATTTATGGAGTGTCCGGCTTTGATAAACTGGGTCAGACGCTCAATGACATATGGATGCCAGACATCAAGAGAAATCAACTTCCGGGTGTCCTTGCTGGCCTGGCTCCCATCAGATCTCTAGTCAATGTGGGAGGCGGTGTTAAAGACCTCGTCGTGGTTCCTATGCGAGAGTATCGCAAGGACGGCCGGATTGTCCGAAGCATCCAGAAAGGGGCGCTCGCTTTTGCCAAGACCACTTCGAATGAACTCGTGAAGCTTGGTGCCAAGCTTGCCATTGGCACTCAAACGGTTTTGCAAGGAGCGGAGGAGATGCTGACCGCACCGACTGCGACGACACTGGGCTCTGAAGAAGACATGattgacgaagaggaggcgAACAAGATTTCGCCCTACGCGGATCAACCCGTGGGTGTGGTACAAGGCCTCCGGGGTGCGTTTCGCGGCTTGGAAAGGGACTTGCTTCTCGCACGGGACGCCATTGTTGCTGTTCCTGGCGAAATCGTGGAGAGTGGGAGCGCGAAAGCTGCCGCTAAGGCTGTTCTCAAACGTGCTCCAACCGTCATCCTCCGACCAGCGATTGGAGTCTCCAAGGCCGTTGGGCAGACGCTCCTCGGGGCTGGAAACACTTTGGACCCGAGCAATCGCCGAAAGATAGAAGAT AAATATAAACGCCATTAA
- a CDS encoding oxidoreductase, short-chain dehydrogenase/reductase family: protein MDLGHDHPIWQSGCHEPLQLHTPLQQSFKSPTLDSPSFSSTAFDAATPKPGYPGALSLHHYRRFLSQDDGFIALHRNGGKTLRRKNAALDLNKSQTSLTPPLCSFSVSSAASSPPPLSPSYTPSPVSYRGENGPGLDESLLSFPSSFLDINPSEQPLRLSPLHSPHQLLETFRARLARFPETQEQTFTPGHTKARSDSMLLELRRPTATIEHQGTSFEILNPHESLRFARIVSYIEDVDNSSITDDQRDSFNATRPQSETLILEQDKIVEARHDHNHYISDADEERAHYELIGDMPYQPMPSISERLVGNETDIPQSHKWSSPPQSRPMTAQSYGSELGEPGYSVLASYDGAGWTSTTDDVLAMKYDEMQRSESTRRCSADQKKLDILSSSPTLYWPKNMENHPTALSIIEAENLTHALPDKVIFITGCSSGLGAATARALSNTNATLFLAVRDTPKARHVLADLLASASDSDSGSRLASDADGKCSTSTSTSTSQSEIRLLHMDLASLSSIRHAVTSFLSQSDKLNILINNGGVMATPESRTEDGFETQFGTNHLGHFLLFQLLKPLLLRSATPQFHSRVVSVTSSAHRKSGIRFGDLHFETEKYDGALAYAQSKTANIYMMNEIERRFGGQGLHGLSVHPGLILTGLQKFVDDALMEEWRKPGMRPYLKTEEQGAATVVVAAVGREWEGKGGKYLEDCRESGPAKTGFRTVDPGYAMHIWDQESAGRLWEVSRRLVGLRQD from the exons ATGGACCTCGGCCATGATCATCCAATCTGGCAGAGCGGCTGCCATGAACCACTCCAGCTTCACACCCCGCTACAACAGTCTTTCAAGTCTCCAACTCTGGACTctccttccttttcatcGACCGCCTTCGATGCCGCAACGCCGAAGCCGGGATATCCGGGAGCATTATCCCTGCACCACTACCGGAGGTTTCTTTCGCAGGATGACGGCTTCATCGCCCTTCATCGCAACGGAGGGAAGACCCTACGGCGTAAAAATGCAGCCTTGGATCTGAACAAAAGCCAAACGAGCTTAACACCTCCATTGTGTTCGTTTTCCGTCTCGTCTGCGGCGTCGAGCCCGCCTCCGCTGTCTCCATCATATACGCCCAGTCCCGTCTCATACCGAGGTGAGAATGGGCCTGGGCTTGATGAATCACTCC TTTCCTTTCCATCCAGTTTCTTAGATATCAACCCTTCAGAGCAACCGCTCCGTCTGAGTCCCCTGCATAGTCCGCATCAATTGCTG GAAACTTTCCGAGCTAGGCTCGCCCGGTTCCCGGAGACACAGGAGCAAACATTCACTCCCGGACATACCAAAGCCCGCTCAGACTCAatgctgctggagctgcgACGCCCAACCGCCACAATCGAGCATCAGGGGACCTCTTTCGAAATCCTTAATCCGCATGAATCGTTAAGATTCGCCCGCATAGTGTCATATATTGAAGACGTGGATAATTCATCCATTACAGACGACCAGCGAGACTCGTTCAACGCGACTCGGCCTCAGAGCGAGACCTTGATCTTGGAGCAAGATAAAATCGTTGAGGCGCGCCATGATCACAACCATTACATCTCCGATGCCGACGAAGAAAGAGCCCACTACGAACTCATCGGCGACATGCCGTATCAGCCGATGCCGTCCATCTCAGAACGATTAGTGGGGAACGAAACGGATATCCCGCAATCTCACAAGTGGAGCTCGCCTCCCCAGTCGAGGCCGATGACAGCGCAATCGTACGGAAGTGAGCTCGGGGAACCTGGGTATTCGGTTCTAGCCTCTTACGACGGGGCAGGATGGACCAGCACCACGGACGATGTTCTCGCGATGAAGTATGACGAGATGCAGCGGAGCGAGTCGACCAGAAGGTGTTCGGCAGACCAGAAGAAGC TCGACATCCTCAGCTCGAGCCCAACACTATACTGGCCCAAAAACATGGAAAACCACCCCACGGCCCTCTCCATCATCGAGGCGGAAAACCTCACCCACGCCCTCCCGGACAAAGTCATCTTCATCACAGGCTGCTCCTCCGGCCTCGGCGCCGCGACCGCCCGCGCCTTATCCAACACAAACGCGACGctcttcctcgccgtccGTGACACCCCCAAAGCCCGACACGTGCTGGCCGACCTTCTCGCCTCTGCGTCTGACTCTGACTCTGGTTCTCGCCTTGCCTCTGATGCAGACGGCAAATGTTcgacctcaacctcaacctcaacctcgcAAAGCGAAATCCGCCTCCTTCACATGGACCTAGCCAGTCTCTCCAGCATCCGACACGCCGTGACCTCCTTCCTCTCACAAAGCGACAAACTCaacatcctcatcaacaacgGCGGCGTAATGGCCACACCAGAAAGCCGCACAGAGGACGGCTTCGAGACCCAGTTCGGAACGAACCACCTCGGCCATTTCCTGCTGTTTCAGCTCCTAAAGCCTCTTCTTTTGCGGTCTGCAACACCACAGTTCCACTCGCGGGTAGTGAGCGTGACGTCGTCGGCACACCGGAAGAGCGGGATCCGGTTCGGCGACTTGCATTTCGAGACAGAGAAATATGACGGGGCGCTGGCGTATGCGCAGAGCAAGACGGCCAATATCTATATGATGAATGAGATTGAGAGGCGGTTTGGGGGGCAAGGGCTGCATGGGCTTAGTGTGCACCCGGGGCTGATACTCACGGGGTTGCAGAAGTTTGTGGATGATGCGCTGATGGAGGAGTGGCGGAAGCCTGGGATGAGACCGTATCTGAAGACAGAGGAACAGGGGGCTGcgacggtggtggtggctgCTGTGGGGAGGGAGTGGGAGGGAAAAGGCGGGAAGTATCTGGAGGATTGTAGGGAGTCGGGGCCGGCGAAGACTGGGTTTCGGACTGTTGATCCTGGGTATGCGATGCATATTTGGGATCAGGAGAGCGCGGGGAGATTGTGGGAGGTGTCACGACGGTTGGTCGGGTTGCGGCAGGACTAG
- a CDS encoding carbon-nitrogen hydrolase family protein produces MAALLKQPLKLALVQLASGADKAVNLSHARIKVLEAAKAGAKLIVLPECFNSPYGTQYFPSYAETLLPSPPTKEQSPSYHALSAIAAEAQAYLVGGSIPELDTSTKKYYNTSLVFSPTGSLIGTHRKIHLFDIDIPGKITFKESEVLSPGNQLTLVDLPEYGKIGLAICYDIRFPELAMIAARKGAFALIYPGAFNTTTGPLHWALLGRARAVDNQIYVGLCSPARDTNATYHAWGHSLIVNPNAEVLTEAAETETIIYADLDNESIQNTRKGIPVYTQRRFDLYPDVSAEK; encoded by the exons ATGGCTGCCCTTTTGAAACAACCTCTTAAGCTAGCCTTAGTGCAGCTGGCTTCAG GTGCGGACAAAGCCGTTAATCTCTCTCACGCCAGGATTAAGGTCCTTGAGGCTGCAAAAGCAGGCGCGAAGCTCATCGTTCTCCCTGAATGCTTCAACTCGCCGTATGGAACACAGTATTTCCCTTCATATGCTGAGACACTACTCCCTTCGCCTCCCACGAAAGAGCAATCCCCCTCATATCATGCTCTGTCGGCTATCGCTGCGGAAGCCCAGGCATACCTGGTAGGAGGCAGCATACCCGAGCTGGACACTTCAACAAAGAAATATTACAACACTTCCCTTGTGTTTTCGCCGACAGGTTCTCTCATTGGCACACACCGCAAGATACATCTATTCGATATTGATATCCCGGGGAAGATTACGTTCAAGGAAAGCGAAGTACTCTCGCCTGGAAATCAGTTGACCCTGGTCGATCTCCCAGAATATGGCAAGATTGGTCTCGCCATCTGCTACGATATCCGTTTCCCGGAGTTGGCGATGATTGCAGCGCGCAAGGGAGCTTTCGCGCTGATCTACCCTGGCGCCTTCAATACGACTACTGGTCCTCTTCACTGGGCCCTCCTTGGTCGCGCTCGTGCGGTTGACAACCAGATCTATGTTGGCTTGTGCAGCCCCGCTCGTGATACAAACGCAACATACCACGCTTGGGGTCATAGTCTGATCGTCAACCCTAATGCGGAGGTCCTGACAGAAGCAGCCGAGACGGAGACAATCATCTACGCAGACCTGGATAATGAGTCTATCCAGAACACTCGAAAGGGCATCCCCGTCTATACTCAGCGACGTTTTGACCTATACCCTGATGTGAGCGCCGAGAAATGA
- a CDS encoding 60S ribosomal protein eL31: protein MSSTVKTTGKKTRSAIADVVTREYTINLHKRMHGVTFKKRAPRAIKEIRAFAERAMGTKDVRLDPQLNKKVWEAGVKGVPFRLRVRISRKRNDEEGAKERLYSYVQAVNVKDAKGLHTAVVDE from the exons ATGTCCAGCACCGTCAAGACCACCGGCAAGAAGACTCGTTCGGCCATCGCCGACGTTGTCACCCGCGAGTACACCATCAACCTGCACAAGAGA ATGCACGGTGTTACTTTCAAGAAGCGCGCTCCTCGTGCTATCAAGGAGATCCGCGCCTTCGCTGAGCGGGCTATG GGCACCAAGGATGTCCGCCTCGACCCCCAGCTGAACAAGAAGGTCTGGGAAGCCGGTGTCAAGGGCGTTCCCTTCCGCCTCCGTGTCCGCATCTCCCGCAAGCGTAACGACGAGGAGGGCGCCAAGGAGAGACTCTACTCCTACGTCCAGGCCGTCAACGTCAAGGACGCCAAGGGTCTGCACACCGCTGTTGTTGACGAATAA